The genomic stretch AAAAAAATGTAAAACCCCGCCCCCACCCCACGCATTCGCCGTATGATTCAAGCTATACACTCACACTGGCACAAGCACCATGAGCAAACTATTACTGGTCGACGACGACATCGAACTCACCACCATGCTGGCGGAATATCTGGAACGCGAAGGTTTCAGCGTCACCACCGTGCAAAATGGTGAGGCTGCTGTGCGCGAAGCCCTCAATGGTGACTACGCACTGGTAGTGCTGGATGTAATGATGCCCGGCATGAGCGGCATTGAAGCCTTGAGCCGCATCCGCACCCACAGCAAGATGCCCGTGCTGATGTTAACGGCACGCGGTGACGACATCGACCGTATTATCGGGCTGGAACTGGGCGCAGACGATTACGTACCCAAACCGTGTATGCCGCGTGAACTGGTCGCCCGTATCCGCGCTATCTTGCGACGTACCAGCAACGATAATGCAGCCATGAGCCATGAACCCTTGCACGTCGGCGAACTCAGCCTCCACCCCGACAAACGCCAAACCCTCTGGCACGGGCAAGCGCTGGAACTCACCAGCACCGAATTCAACCTGCTGGAAGTATTGGCACGTCAGGCAGGGCAAACCGTCAGCAAAGCCGATCTTTCCACCCACGGGCTAGGCCGGGCGCTTACCCGTTACGACCGCAGCATTGACGTACACATGAGCAGCATCCGCCACAAACTCGGCAACCTGCCGGACGGGCGTTCCTGCATCCAGACCGTGCGCGGCGTCGGCTACCAACTGATCGGGGAATAAACATGGGCAGGCTGTTCTGGAAAATTCTCCTCACCTTCTGGCTCACGCTGCTAGTAGCAGGTGGTGTCACGGGCATTGCCGTGTGGGTACACCATAACAACTTGCAAGCCATGGAAAAGGAAGTCATCGTCCGCCCCAGCTCCATCCTCGCTGTCAAAGCAGCCGCCAATACATTCCTCTACGGCGGAACAGCAGCGCTGCGCAATATGTTGCAGGAGCAAAAAGACGAAGCCCCTGAAGAGCTGCAAATCTACGCGGTGGATGCTAACGGCAAGGAACTGCTGGAACGCGCCGTATCGGATGACACCCTGCAACGTGTCCGCGCCAGCCTTGGGCAAAACCTCAAATTACCCATCGTCCGGCAGGTGCAAGCGGGTACGGAAAATTACCTGTTGTTCGCCCCCCTTGCCGGGCAATACCCGCAATTCCAACAAGAACGACGCTTATCCCCGCCTCGCCATATTTCAGCCTCCACCCTGATTATCTCCGGGATTGCCGCGAGCTTTTTATCGAGCTTCTTCTTGGCGTGGTATTTCTCGCAACCTATCAACATCTTGCGCAAAGCCTTCCGTATCGCTGCCGAAGGTGATTTAAGCCAGCGCGTCACCCCCATCATCGGCTCACGCCGCGATGAAATCGCTGATCTGGGGAACGACTTCGATAATATGGCAACCAAACTACAAACCCTGATGGCCTCACAACGCCGTTTGCTGCATGATATTTCACACGAATTGCGTTCGCCCTTGGCACGCTTGCAAGCCAGCATCGGCCTTGCCCACCAACAACCTGAAAAAGTCGCCAGCAGCCTTGCCCGTATTGAGCACGAAGCCGAACGTCTGGATACGCTGGTCGGCGAAGTACTTACCCTTTCACGCCTTGAGTCCGGTGTGCCACAGCCGCTAGATGAATACATCGACATTCTGGAGCTGGCGGATGCGGTGATTGATGATGCGCGTTTTGAAGCGAATGCGTTGTCCCGCCAAGTGGTGTTTCAGTGCGATGTGGAGAATAGCCCGATCATTCAGGGGCATGGTGAATTGCTGTACCGGGCTTTGGAAAATGTCGTGCGTAACGCTATCCACCACACACCAGAGGGTACAGCGGTAACACTGGCGATTCATCAAAATAGTGCTAATGCTCGCTTGCAGATCACAGTGGATGATCAAGGCACGGGTGTACCGGAAGAAGAATTGGGGAGTATTTTCGAGCCGTTCCAGCGCAGCAGTAATGCCAACCCCAGCCGTAGCGGTTACGGTCTGGGGTTAGCGATTGCCCGTAGGGCAGTTGAGAGCCACGGCGGCACGATTCGAGCGATGAACCGTGCAGACCGTGGCTTGCGGGTGGAAATTATCCTTTAGTCAGCAACGACCCGGATAAAGTGATGGGTATCATCGGCATCGCGACACACCACAATATTGCAGTAATGGAACAACACAGCAGAACCCTGCTCAATATTACTCACATCACCGCCGACTGCCACAAAACCGGCTCTGGGTACGCCGCAATGGCTGGAACCCAGTTTGTCGTAGGTAGCCGGTTGCAGGCTGAGCGACTCGAAGTCATCCAACGTTGAGCAATCACGGGTATTACCACTACGCCACAAATGGCTGACGGCGCGATGGTTATGCCCTCGGTATGCAGCCTTGGCTTGTTGCACTAGCAGGAGCAGCCAGTTTTTTTCATCAGCATCACTGTCGGCAACATCGGTATGATCGGTCGTTGCCTCATCAGCAGAACCCATGTCTGCTGCTATGGCATTTGCTACCAAACCTGCCCCGCCAGCCATGGCTGCGGCTTTGGCAGCATCCAACAAGCCGCTACCTTCGTCTATGCTGACTTCGGGTAAATCCACTTCTGGCAATTGCAGATCGACATCGGGCAGTTCCCTGTCCATATCCGGCAAATCAAAGATTGGTTTGTGTGGGTCGATGCTGTCGAAGTCGATAGCAGGTGCTTTCAGACCCATGTTAGGCAAAGCCACTTCCGGCGCTTTTAACTCGACATCGGGCAGTTCCCTGTCCATATCCGGCAAATCAAGAATGGGCTTATGTGGGTCGATGCTGTCGAAGTCGATAGCTGGTGCTTTCAGACCAATGTCTGGCAAAGCCACTTCCGGCGCTTTTAACTCGACATCGGGCAGTTCCCTGTCCATATCCGGCAAATCAAGAATGGGTTTGTGTGGGTCGATGCTGTCGAAGTCGATAGCTGGTGCTTTCAGACCCATGTTAGGCAAAGCCACTTCCGGCATTTTCAGATCGACATCGGGCAGTTCCCTGTCCATATCCGGCAAATCAAGAATGGGTTTGTGTGGGTCGATGCTGTCGAAGTCGATAGCAGGTGCTTTCAGACCAATGTCTGGCAAAGCCACTTCCGGCGCTTTTAACTCGACATCGGGCAGTTCCCTGTCCATATCCGGCAAATCAAGAATGGGCTTGTGTGGGTCGATGTTGTCGAAGCCGATAACAGGTGCTTTCAGACCGATGTCTGGCAAAGCCACTTCTGGCACTTTCAACTTGACATCGGGCAGTTCCCTGTCCATATCCGGCAAATCAAGAATGGGCTTATGTGGGTCGATGCTGTCGAAGTCGATAGCTGGTGCTTTCAGACCAATGTCTGGCAAAGCCACTTCCGGCGCTTTTAACTCGACATCGGGCAGTTCCCTCTCCATATCCGGCAAATCAAGGATGGGTTTGTGTGGGTCGATGCTGTCGAAGTCGATAGCAGGTGCTTTCAGACCGATGTCTGGCAAAGCCACTTCCGGCGCTTTTAACTCGACATCGGGCAGTTCCCTCTCCATATCCGGCAAATCAAGAATGGGCTTATGTGGGTCGATGCTGTCGAAGTCGATAGCAGGTGCTTTCAGACCCATGTTAGGCAAAGCCACTTCCGGCGCTTTTAACTCGACATCCGGCAGTTCCCTATCCATATCCGGCAAATCAAGGATGGGTTTGTATGGTTCAATATCACTCACGTCGATAGTGGGCGTTTTCAGGTCGACTGGTGGTACGTTCAGTGACACATCCGGCAAACTGAGTTTGGCTTCTGGTAGTTCTGTAACCGCCTCTGGCAATAACTCAATTTCAGGCATATCGGGTAAATCAACTTTAGGCGCGGTCAGCTCAAATTCAGGTAAATCGACTTTAGGCGCAGTCAGTTCAACGTTAGGCAAGCTCATATCAGGTGCGGTCAATTCAACAGCGGGCAAATCCATATCTGGCGGGTCGATAATCGGCTTGTGTGGATTGATTCCGCTGAAATCCATCGGTGGGGCTTTAGGCACATCAACCTTATGGCGAGCAGCGGCAACTGCACCCACAGCGGCAGCACCACCTAGCACCGTAGCTACTGATGGCACACTCACCTGAGCAGAAGTTTCCCTATGCACCGACGGTGCTTCGATAGGCCGACGTGGATGTAGCGTTGCATCCTCGGCCACCTCAGCAGCGCCATCGCAAAACAGCGACTTCAAGAGACGCCCAATACCATACCCCAGTACAAAGACCACCAATAACCAAAGCAAAGCCTGTAGCAAAAACATTGTCATGACTTAATCCTCTTTCCCTGAGCGTGAAAACCAACCCATTACCAAGCCAAAGACAAACGCCAGTAACAGCCACGTGGACAATTCTGAAAATAAATACAGCATAACGCTCTCCTTCACTCAGGGTTGATGTCAAAAGTGATCCGACGGTTTTGGGAACGGCCTGCCTCATTGGCATTGGAAGCCACTGGCTTGCTTGCGCCAAACCCGACACTCTTGATCAGCCCGGCATCCACGCCCTTATTCACAAAGTAGTCTTTCACTGCATCTGCACGCTGCTGGCTCAACTTCTGGTTGTAAGCCGCATTGCCGACGCTGTCCGTATGACCACTGATCTGAATACCCCGGCCTGCCACCACATCCTTACAGGTCGTGACAATGCCAACCAGTGAATCCAGCAAAGCAGCGCTATCCAGCTTGATGCCGGACTTATTGGTTTCAAACAGAACGGTTTTGCCGTTCATGGCATCATTCAACTGTTGCTGGCAATTCGCAGCCGCTTGTTCTTCAGCGGCAGCTTCCGGCTTGGCATCAGCAGCAGGTGCCTGCTCAGGTATTTTCACCATTTGATCGGGTGCAGCTTCTTTCACCGCCAAATCATCGACAATCCCCTCACCCAGCAATGCCCTGGCCTTATCCAAAAAACTGGCTTTATCGGCATTTGACGGTGCTTGCCCACCGATGCTATTACCCGCAGCAGACACTTTCAGGCTGGCATTTTCCAAACCTTGCAAAGCCGGTAGCAAGCCAGCCAAATCCTTCACCCAAGCGGCGGGAGCAACACCCTCCGCAAGCTGCAACTGATTATCGACTTTGCCAACACCATATACACCTTGAGCGGCAGCCAACGCTTCATCAATTTCTTGCTGAGAACCCATCACACCTTGCAGCACCACTTTGCCATTCACCGATTGCAACAAAAACTCAGGTGTTTTGGAGGGAGCAGCTTGCGCTGGCTCAGACGCACTGGCAGCAGCCACCTCGACCATATTCTGCACATCACGCACGCCGTAAACGCTCTGCACCGTTTTGAAAGCAGCGATACGCTCCTGATCAGAAGCTGCCATACCATTAAGCAGCACATCACGCCCGCGCTGATCAAGGCTCACCTGCGCCCAATCCATACCGGCGGCTTTTAGCGCAGCTTGACTACGGGTAGCTAAGTCCTTTTCAACGACGCCCTGACGCGCCCCTGTCATTAGGAAAAATAACAGAGGTAAGCCCAGTAAGGTCAACAACCACCACCACATTGCAGGCAGAGCACCGCAACAGCACGCGCTTTTTTTATCCATAACACTATCCTTTGGTTATCATTGTGAAATATCCAACACGTAGTGTAGTAGCATCAATTAACAATAAAGTTTAAAAAATGTTAATTAAGCGGATAATATTACCCGTCGATCGGTTTACTGAATGCGACTAAGGTTAGGCAAGGTCGAAACGGTCAAGATTCATCACCTTATTCCACGCTGCTACAAAGTCATGCACAAATTTCCCTTGCGCGTCATCCTGCGCATAGACCTCTGCAACGGCTCGAAGCTGGGAATTTGAACCGAAAATGAGGTCAACACGAGTACCTGTCCATTTCAGTTGACCTGTAGCACGGTCACGACCTTCAAACACCTCCTGACCTTCCGCTGTCGCTTTCCACTCCGTCCCCATATCCAGCAGGTTGACGAAAAAGTCGGTGCTAAGCGTCTCGGATCGTGTGGTGAAATTGGCATTCAGTACCCGCAGCCCACCAACCAGCACGGTCATTTCGGGCGTAGTCAGCGTCAGCAATTGCGCCTTGTCGATGAGCAGTTCCTCTGCCGTGACTGCAAACTTAGCTTTGAGGTAATTACGGAAGCCATCTGCCACCGGCTCCAGCACTGCGAAAGATTCGACATCGGTTTGTTCCTGCGAAGCATCCGTGCGCCCCGCTGCAAAGGGAACGTCGACGGCGTGCCCGGCATTCTTCGCCGCCTGTTCCACAGCCGCGCAACCGCCCAGCACGATCAAGTCAGCCAGCGATACTTGCTTACCACCTTGCGCCGCATTGAAGTCGCGTTGGATGGTTTCAAGCGCTGCCAGCACTTTCGCCAATTGCGCAGGCTGGTTCACTTCCCAATCCTTTTGCGGCGCAAGGCGGATACGCGCCCCGTTTGCACCACCGCGCTTGTCAGAACCCCGGAAGGTAAACGCTGACGCCCAAGCGGTCGACACCAGTTCCGCAATGGAAAGCCCGGAAGCAAGGATTTTACCCTTGAGGGCGGCAATGTCCTGTGCGTCAATCAGTTCATGATCCACACTTGGAACCGGGTCTTGCCACACCAGTTCTTCCGCCGGAACTTCCACACCGAGATAGCGTGAACGCGGCCCCATATCACGGTGGGTCAGCTTGAACCATGCACGGGCAAACGCATCGGCAAATTCATCCGGGTTTTGCTGGAAATGCCGTGCAATCGGCTCGTAGATCGGGTCGAAACGCATCGCCATATCCGCCGTGGTCATGATAATGGGTACACGTTTCGCCGCATCGTCAGCCGCTGGGGCAAGGTTGTCAGCAGTTGCGACTTTGGGTGTCCATTGCCACGCACCTGCCGGGCTTTTCGTCAATTCCCACTCGTTGCCGAACAACATGTCCAGATAGCTGTTGTCCCACTGCGTTGGGGTTGGCGTCCACGAACCTTCCAAACCACTGCCAATTTGGTCGCCACCTTTGCCACTAGCGAAGCTGTTTTTCCAACCGAGACCTTGTTGTTCAATGCCTGCGCTTTCAGGTTCTGCACCGACGTGGGTAGGGCTGGCTGCACCGTGGCATTTGCCGAAGGTGTGCCCACCCGCAGTGAGCGCGACGGTTTCGTAGTCATCCATTGCCATGCGGGCGAAGGTTTCGCGTACATCCCGCCCAGAACCGATCGGGTCTGGCTCGCCGTTGGGCCCTTCGGGGTTCACGTAGATCAAGCCCATTTGCACCGCCGCGAGGGGATTTTCCAGATCACGTTCGCCGCTGTAGCGCTTGTCACCCAGCCATTCAGCTTCGGAACCCCAGTAAACATCTTCTTCGGGTTCCCAAATGTCTTCGCGCCCACCGGCAAAACCGAAGGTCTTGAAGCCCATTGATTCGAGCGCACAGTTCCCCGTGAGGATCATCAGGTCAGCCCAAGAAATGCTGTTGCCGTACTTTTGCTTAATCGGCCACAACAAGCGCCGTGCCTTGTCGAGGTTGACGTTATCAGGCCAGCTATTCAAAGGTGCGAAACGCTGGTTGCCGTGACCGGCGCCGCCACGCCCGTCCGAAATGCGGTAAGTGCCTGCGCTATGCCACGCCATGCGGATGAACATCGGCCCGTAGTGGCCATAATCGGCAGGCCACCAGTCTTGCGAGTCGGTCATCAGTGCGTAGAGGTCTTGTTTGACGGCATTCAGGTCAAGTTGTTTGAATGCCTCTGCGTAGTTAAAGGTGGAACCCAGCGGATTGGACTTGGTGGAATGTTGGTGCAGGATATTGAGTTTCAACTGCTTAGGCCACCAGTCGCGGTTGGATGTGCCACGCCCAGCATTGCTCGCTGCGGGAGTATTGGCATGTCCTATAACAGGACACTTGCTAATGTCACTCATGGTGTTATCTCCTTATGGTGATTGGTATTGTTTACTCTCCTTTATAGTTTTAGTCCTTTCGCATCAAGCTATCCAGTTGATTAAAACGAATGTTTCAATCGGTTTTTTAACAAAAATGGATTGACTTTTCACGCGCTTGACGCTGCTGTTGTTCGTGTTGGCAATAAAGTCGCGGGAATACGCTACACTTTTCCCCATCAACAGATCAGAGGTAATCAACAAATGATTTCAACACAACAACGCTTCGGCATCCTGTTACTGCTCTTGAGTTTGAGCACCAGCGTGTGGGCGCATTCCGATGCTGCTGGCATGAGCGGCGGCTTTTTCAGCGGTTTTACCCATCCCCTGTTTGGCTGGGATCACGTCGCCGCCATGGTCGCGGTTGGCTTGTGGGGTGCATTTTTAGGGCGACCTGCCATTTGGATACTGCCCGTGGTGTTTCCGGTCGTCATGGCGTTCGGTGGGGTATTGGGTATCGCGGGCGTTCCGATTCCTTCCGTTGAAACCGGCATTGCGCTGTCAGCCTTGGTGCTGGGGTTAATGGTGGTCTTAGCCGTTCGCCCACCGTTATGGGTGGCGGCTGTGTTGGTCGGTGCATTTGCGATTTTCCACGGTCATGCTCACGGTACAGAATTACCCGATGCTGCCAGCCCGTTGGCGTATAGCCTTGGATTTGTCATCGCTACCGGTTTATTACACTTGTCTGGCATTGTGTTTGGTGAACTGACCCGCTGGCCTTGGGGAAACCATGCCGTAAGGGCGGGCGGTGCAATCATCAGCTTGGCTGGGGTGGGTTTTTTGACCGGGATGCTGTAAGCCATCATCACCATTCCAGTGAAAAGTCCCTGTTTGGGTAATGCGCTGCATCGTGATGACCGCGTGTGCCTGAACAGAGATGGAGAGAGAGCGTTACATCTGCGATTGCAGGTAATTTTGCAGACCGATTTTGTCAATCAGACCGAGTTGTTTTTCCAGAAAATACGCATGGTCTTCTTCAGTATCGGATAACTGTAAGCGCAGCATTTCGCGGGTCACGTAATCGCTTTCATCTTCACAAATCTTCATCGCGGCTTTTAACGCGCCCACGACGTGATATTCCAGTGCAAGGTCATTTTTGAACATGCTAGGCACATCCGCACCAATATTCAGGCCATCCTGATTGCCAAGATCCGGCAAGCCTTCGAGGAACAAAATGCGCTTAATGATCGCATCGGCATGGCTGCTTTCTTCCTGACGTTCATGCTCGTAATGCTCAAACAGCTTGGTTAAACCCCAGTCATCACACATACGCGAATGGATGAAATATTGGTCGCGGGCTGCCAACTCACCGGCTAACAGGGTTTTCAGCACGTCAATAACGCGGTCGTTTCCTTTCATAATGTTGTCTCCTTATGCGCTCATCATGGACTGTAAATAATTGGGCAAACCCGCATTCTGGATTGCCCATTGTTGGGATTCGAGCCAGTCGATTTGCTCTTCCTCCTCTTCGAGAATCTCTTGCAGCATGTCACGGCTCACGTAATCCTGCGCTTGTTCACACGCGGCAATCACGCGGCGTAATTCCGCCACGACTTCCCCAGCAAGGCGTAAATCGTTGGCGATGATTTCCGGCACATCTTCACCGAGATACAGCTTGCCCAAGTCTTGCAGGTTAGGCAGTGCTTCGAGGAACAGAATACGTTCGATCAACTCGTCCGCCTGTTTCATGGCTTTGATAGAACGTTTGTATTCGCGCTGGTTAAAACCTTCCAGACCCCAGTTTTTACACATGCGGGCGTGGAGGAAGTATTGGTTGATCGCCGTAAGCTGGCTGCGTAACGCCAAATTCAGCGAACGGTTAATTTCGGGGCTTCCTTTCATGGCACTTCTCCTGTTCAGGTGTTGAAAGATTTTTTATGGTAACAAAGACTCATAGCGTTTGTCCGTCAGCGTTTGCATGAATGCCACTAACGCATCCACTTCCGAATCTTTCAAGGCAGAGGCTTGAAACTCTTCGGTTTTCAAGGCAAGATTTTTATCCACCTCTGGCGCAGCCCACGGCTTACCCGTTTCTGGGTTGAGCTTGCGCTCAGTATTATTAAACTTGTCGTAAAACAAAACCACGGTGCGCAAATCAGCAAAGACTCCGTTGTGCATGTAGGGCGCTGTCACTGCCACATTGCGCAACGTTGGCACTTTGAATTTGCCTGCTTCCTTCTCATCGGTCACGCCGGGGTGTTCCAGCAAACCGTAGTCGATGAAAGCTTTGCCTTTGCCATTAGCTGCCCGCACTGCCTCATGGGGCGGCACGCCAAGGTTGTGGTATTCGTAATTGGAAAAGGTTTCGCCCTCACTACCCGGAAAGGTTTTCAATTGATGGCAGCGGTTACAGTTGGTGAATTGATTGGAAAAAAACAGCGATTCACCCAACGATTCCTGATCGGTCAGCTCGACTTCGCCTCTAAGATAACGGTCGTATCTGGAATCAAACGGGGCAAATAGCGCGGTTTTTTCAAACGCAGCAAGGCTGGTGGTCATGGCAGCATACGCAGTTTCGGGTGCATCGAAGACCTTATCCCCGAAAAGCTGTTTGAAAGCGGTCACATAATCGGCATTTTCCTGCAAACGTGCCACGACGGCGGCCTTATCAGGCATTCCCATTTCCACCGGATTGGTCGGGGGGCCACCCGCTTGCCCTTGCAAATCCTTTTCGCGCCCATCGAGAAACTGCCCACCGATGTAACGCTGGCTTTTCTTATTCTGGTGGAAATCTGGGCTGAATTGGGCATAAGTTGCTGTCGGGGTATTCCTGTCTCCCAGCGATTTGCCGTCATCGCCCAATGACACCGCTTTGCCAACGCTAGTGGCACGGTTATCGACAAAACCATGCTCAGGATTGTGGCAAGTAGCGCAAGATTGGGTACGGTTTTTCGACAGATTAACATCGGCGAATAGCTTTTCACCCAGCATTTCCTTGCTAGAAATCGGCGTTGGCGCAGGCGTAACAGCAAGCACGATGCCTGACATCAATAGCGTCAGCGGGAGGATAACCTTGACCATACCAAATTCTCTCAATCAGTAACAAGCCGCCAAGAATAAATGAGAACCATTATTATTACAATTGTGATAAATCAATAAACAGGCAAAAATAAGGGGGCTAGCGCCCCCGTTCAAGGTTCAAAATTCCAAGAGAGGAATCAGGCTCATCAGGCCAAGATTATTTTTATGAAGGCTAACCTGACAGATCGTACACACGTTGACTCAGGCACAATCACACTGCTGCATAGCAGCTTGCTTGAACCTGAAAGGAATAATGTTGGCACTCACGGGGTGCGGGAAAAAGTTGCTATAGATAGTTTCCAGTTGTTGGCGAACATCATGAGAGCACCGTGCCAACAACAAACACTTTACCAACTCTTGCTGTACTTTATGGCAGGGACTACACAACTCGCTCAGGCAGAAATCACCCTGTTCGAGGCATTCCTGCAATTCATTTTTTTCAAATTTAACAACGACTTCTCCAGTCTGCCGATTGTGCAGGCTAACAAATGGGTCAACCCGATCAAGCCATGCATTTATGTAAAAGGTCATCACATACCCCGCTATTCCTTTAATGAAAGAAATAACCTGGCTGGTGCGGAGTTACAAAGTCATACACTGGCTTGGCTACTTTTGTTGCCGTTTTGAGGAGAGGCAAAACCTGTTAGATGCATCAAATGATAATGATTCCTGTTTTTAAGTCAAGCACTTTTTGAGAAACAATCTCATTTTCAAAAATACACTGAGAACTACTTGCATTTGCAAATGAGGATGCTTATCATCCATCTTGTTATGAAGAATCATTACTGTTTAGGGGAAGTGTATGTACGTTTGCATCTGCCACTCTGTTACGGACAAAGCTATCAAGAAAGCGGTCAAGCAAGGCCATGACTCGCTCGAAGCTATCCAGCAAGAACTCAAAGTCGGCACCTGTTGCGGACGCTGCAAACACCATGCCCGCGAAGTAATCGACGAAACCCTTAACCCTGAGACCATTAACTTCAACTTGATGCAAGGTGCATTCGCGTGATGACTGGAACTTTAAGAATGACAGATGCAGAACCCAAGCGTGTCAATCTGGACGAATTGATGCGCGGTTGTAAAAAGATCATCCTTCAGCACGGCAAGCGCCCTTATTGCCTGACCATTACCCGCCGGGGCAACCTGATCCTGACATCAGCGGATGATGATACAGACAAGCAACCTTCTTCGGAGAAACCCCAACCATGAAACGTATTAGCCAGATCGTGTCCACAGCCCTGCTGGGTGGCCTATTAAGCACTGCCCCCACCTTCGCCCACGCTGACACTGTGACTGCCAAAGCCGTGATGGAACAGTACGTCAACCTCGCCAGCGCCAGCTTTAGCGACACCCTCGCCACCGCCAAAACCTTGCAGGCAAAGGTGGCTGCCTTCATTGCCAACCCCAGCGCCGACACCCAGCAAGCCGCTAAAGATGCCTGGCTCGCTGCCCGCAAACCTTACAGCCAGACCGAAGCCTTCCGTTTCGGCAACCCCAATGTCGATGCACTGGAAGGTGAGATCAACGCTTGGCCACTGGACGAAGGGCTGATTGATTACGTCAAACAAGACGTTTACGACCACGAAGAAGGTAATGCCTTCGCCACCGCCAATATCATTGCAGGCAAAGACAACATCGACACCGCCTTGCTAAAAGCCTCCCAAGAAAAAGGCGGCTCCGAAGCCAATGTCGCCACGGGCTACCATGCCATCGAATTCCTGCTCTGGGGACAAGATTTCAATGAAACCCCAACAACATCCGGCCAGCGCCCTTACACCGACTACGCCAAAGGTGATGCCTGCACCAATGGCCATTGCGAGCGCCGCGCCGCCTACCTGCAAGTTGTCACGGATTTACTGGTGGCTGACTTGCAACAACTGGCAGATGACTGGGCAGACGGCAAAGACAATAACTACCGCAGCGCCTTTTTAACATTGGATGAAAAAGAAGCCCTGCGCCGCATGTTATTCGGCATGGGTAGCCTGAGCTTGGGTGAACTCGCCGGTGAACGCATGAACGTGGCACTACTGGCGCATTCACAAGAAGATGAACATTCCTGCTTCAGCGATAACACCCATAACGACATCGCCGAAAATGCCCGCAGCATCCAGAACATTTTCAACGGCACTTACACCCGCACCGATGGCAGCAAGGTAGAAGGTGCAAGCCTCGCCCAACTGGTTGCCAGCAAAGATGCCAAAGCCAGTGAAACACTGGTCAACAAGCTGGCGGACACCCAACAAAAAGCCGAAGCCATTGTGGAAGCCGCCCAAAACGGGGAAAATTTCGACCAGCAAATTGCCCCCGACAACAAGGATGGCAATAAGCGCATCAAAGCCACGATTACGGCTTTGCGTAGCCAAACGGGTGATATTGAAGCGGCTGCCAAAGCGGTAGGCGTGGAAAGCCTTAACCCGGAGAGCAGCGACTCATTTGGTGGATAAATGCACTCAACTCTAGCCATTGCCCTTGGTAGCCTACTAGCGCTACCGGGGCTAGCCAACAGTGATAACACCCCACAGCAGCACGAAGATTTCGCCATCGGTGGCGCATTCTTCCAGCAGCCGTGGGTCATTGCGCCTGCCTCAACCACGGCGCGGGATGGTCTTGGCCCCCTATTCAAAGCCAA from Thiothrix litoralis encodes the following:
- a CDS encoding response regulator transcription factor codes for the protein MSKLLLVDDDIELTTMLAEYLEREGFSVTTVQNGEAAVREALNGDYALVVLDVMMPGMSGIEALSRIRTHSKMPVLMLTARGDDIDRIIGLELGADDYVPKPCMPRELVARIRAILRRTSNDNAAMSHEPLHVGELSLHPDKRQTLWHGQALELTSTEFNLLEVLARQAGQTVSKADLSTHGLGRALTRYDRSIDVHMSSIRHKLGNLPDGRSCIQTVRGVGYQLIGE
- a CDS encoding sensor histidine kinase — encoded protein: MGRLFWKILLTFWLTLLVAGGVTGIAVWVHHNNLQAMEKEVIVRPSSILAVKAAANTFLYGGTAALRNMLQEQKDEAPEELQIYAVDANGKELLERAVSDDTLQRVRASLGQNLKLPIVRQVQAGTENYLLFAPLAGQYPQFQQERRLSPPRHISASTLIISGIAASFLSSFFLAWYFSQPINILRKAFRIAAEGDLSQRVTPIIGSRRDEIADLGNDFDNMATKLQTLMASQRRLLHDISHELRSPLARLQASIGLAHQQPEKVASSLARIEHEAERLDTLVGEVLTLSRLESGVPQPLDEYIDILELADAVIDDARFEANALSRQVVFQCDVENSPIIQGHGELLYRALENVVRNAIHHTPEGTAVTLAIHQNSANARLQITVDDQGTGVPEEELGSIFEPFQRSSNANPSRSGYGLGLAIARRAVESHGGTIRAMNRADRGLRVEIIL
- a CDS encoding OmpA family protein, translated to MDKKSACCCGALPAMWWWLLTLLGLPLLFFLMTGARQGVVEKDLATRSQAALKAAGMDWAQVSLDQRGRDVLLNGMAASDQERIAAFKTVQSVYGVRDVQNMVEVAAASASEPAQAAPSKTPEFLLQSVNGKVVLQGVMGSQQEIDEALAAAQGVYGVGKVDNQLQLAEGVAPAAWVKDLAGLLPALQGLENASLKVSAAGNSIGGQAPSNADKASFLDKARALLGEGIVDDLAVKEAAPDQMVKIPEQAPAADAKPEAAAEEQAAANCQQQLNDAMNGKTVLFETNKSGIKLDSAALLDSLVGIVTTCKDVVAGRGIQISGHTDSVGNAAYNQKLSQQRADAVKDYFVNKGVDAGLIKSVGFGASKPVASNANEAGRSQNRRITFDINPE
- the katG gene encoding catalase/peroxidase HPI, producing the protein MSDISKCPVIGHANTPAASNAGRGTSNRDWWPKQLKLNILHQHSTKSNPLGSTFNYAEAFKQLDLNAVKQDLYALMTDSQDWWPADYGHYGPMFIRMAWHSAGTYRISDGRGGAGHGNQRFAPLNSWPDNVNLDKARRLLWPIKQKYGNSISWADLMILTGNCALESMGFKTFGFAGGREDIWEPEEDVYWGSEAEWLGDKRYSGERDLENPLAAVQMGLIYVNPEGPNGEPDPIGSGRDVRETFARMAMDDYETVALTAGGHTFGKCHGAASPTHVGAEPESAGIEQQGLGWKNSFASGKGGDQIGSGLEGSWTPTPTQWDNSYLDMLFGNEWELTKSPAGAWQWTPKVATADNLAPAADDAAKRVPIIMTTADMAMRFDPIYEPIARHFQQNPDEFADAFARAWFKLTHRDMGPRSRYLGVEVPAEELVWQDPVPSVDHELIDAQDIAALKGKILASGLSIAELVSTAWASAFTFRGSDKRGGANGARIRLAPQKDWEVNQPAQLAKVLAALETIQRDFNAAQGGKQVSLADLIVLGGCAAVEQAAKNAGHAVDVPFAAGRTDASQEQTDVESFAVLEPVADGFRNYLKAKFAVTAEELLIDKAQLLTLTTPEMTVLVGGLRVLNANFTTRSETLSTDFFVNLLDMGTEWKATAEGQEVFEGRDRATGQLKWTGTRVDLIFGSNSQLRAVAEVYAQDDAQGKFVHDFVAAWNKVMNLDRFDLA
- a CDS encoding HupE/UreJ family protein; the protein is MISTQQRFGILLLLLSLSTSVWAHSDAAGMSGGFFSGFTHPLFGWDHVAAMVAVGLWGAFLGRPAIWILPVVFPVVMAFGGVLGIAGVPIPSVETGIALSALVLGLMVVLAVRPPLWVAAVLVGAFAIFHGHAHGTELPDAASPLAYSLGFVIATGLLHLSGIVFGELTRWPWGNHAVRAGGAIISLAGVGFLTGML